In Salmo salar chromosome ssa14, Ssal_v3.1, whole genome shotgun sequence, the sequence CATAATAAAGATGAATAGAAATTGTACATGGAGTGGATGTCTTTATTGGTTTTTGAATGGTCTGAAATCACAAATTGATGGTAGATTAGGACAGCCAGTATATAAATGGTACTTTCATTATACATTTacactttagtcatttagcagacgctcttatccagagcaacttacagtagtgaatgcatacttttctttttccgtactggtcccccatgctctaccaactgagccacacgggacagtaACTTTAATGTTCCCTGAATACTTTATTTGACCCTTGCAAAAAAAGAGCCAAGACCAGCAGTGTTCAAAAACTTGGTAGTTTTGGACTTTCAATTCAGTgtgatttaaaggcaatgtttcctCTTAGCAGGGATGTGCTGTAATGCAGACACGTACGATGGAGCTGTTTACCTTCCAATGGTGAATATCAGTCTCAGAGCTGAGGGATTTTAAACCTTGAAATACGACTTCCATATGTTTGAGCATATAATGGCTCCTGTTTGGCAATGAGCGCAGAACATCCTGCAGCCTTGCATTGTCCACCTGACACAACCAGAACTACATTCGTGTTAGAACATCATGAATATGGAGACCTGATGGCCAAAAACCTTGTTAGTGTCACATGACTCTGCACCCTAAAGGGTGTGGGGACTAGAATTTAACAGTATGTTATATGCTTTTAGCTACAGACAGACCATACAACGGTGGTGCTGTAAATACATGTCAATAGTTCTGACCAGTTTGACTCCTCTCAGATAAGACGGTTGTCAAAGTAACAAGGcgacatccctctctctccatggtcAGTGTGTAATGGGAGAGGGATAAAGAGCATGCTCCAATAGTCGATGCCTCCTGTGACAGAACTGGGTGTGGCTTCCACCGTACAATCGGAGAGACTAAGGAAGGGCCACAGGGAGTATATAGGCATTGGTTACATATTCAAACAGGGCCAGAGTCTCTCAGCAGTCCAGTGACCCCAAGCCCTCAGAGGTCAGGGTGAGTTTAGAGGGGACTAGGTGTAGAAGATGACTTCGGGGATCTGTCCGTCTTCTACCGAGGTGCCGTTGTTGTTGCCTGCGGCGTAGCAGAAGGTGAAGCATGTCttggtgccggtggaggacgacTCGTGAGTCACCTTACGCATTCCCTTGGTCCCATAGTGAGAGTCAGGACCCTGAGGAAGAAAAGAGAGCATCACTTGTTGACCACAACACCAATCAAAACATTCCAACATGTACAGTAAGCCTGTACCTTGAGTGTGGCGCAGGCTGTGTAGTTGACATTGGGAAGGATCTCCACCGGCTCCTTGAACATGACTCTGAAGGTGTTGGATGTGCCATCACAGCTGAAGCCTGTGTCGTTCTGACCCAGCActgtgttactgtctgtgtgaatGATCTGGGACGAGAGAGGGAAACGTTACAGAAACAATCTCCCTGGTCCCATATTcccattatagtgcactactatgagCCCCATTGGccatgatcaaaagtagtgcactataatgggattagggtgccacttgggacgcaACGGTCACACATCCTACACCAGCACACTGCTAATATATATCTATCCACAGGAACGTATATACTGTCATCAATGATTTAGGAGAGAAATACCAGAGAGGGAAGGGAGTCTATATAAATCAAATATGACTGATTTGGTTAGTTAAGGTGGGCAGTGCCTGGATGTTGACTTGGTAGTCTGTGGGGCCGTGTATGGAGCCGTAGAGGCCAAAGCCCACCACGAAGATCCTCCTGTTCACCGAAAAcctggaagaagaagaggaatatTAAAACAGGAGAGGAGGAATATTAAAACAGGAGAGGAGGAATATTAAAACAGGAGAGGAGAATATTAAAACAGGAGAGGAGGAATATTAAAACAGGAGAGGAGGAATATTAAAACAGGAGAGGAGGAATATTAAAACAGAAGAGGAGGAATATTAAAACAGAAGAGGAATATtaaaacaggagaggagaagaggaggaatattaaaacaggagaggagaagaggaggaatattaaaacaggagaagaggaggaatattaaaacaggagaagaggagaagaaggagtGGATAAGAGGGATAGATTATGTCCTCAGGAAATATTTCTGAGATTAACTATCACACACAAAGTGAATTTGatcagtgtgtgttctcaccgtatACGGTCACTGGTTCCACTGTAGCCCCAGCGACTCTCCACCTGTCCGAAGCGTGTGATGCTGCACTCCTTCCCCCGGAGGCAGCAGCGAGGCCGGTCGATGAACTCTACGCGGGGCTTTGGGTTCACCGTGAAGTGAAGGAACAGACTCACCACCTCCCTGTCTGTCAGGATACTGGACTGGGCCGGTCCTGGGTGGAGACACAGCAGGGATATGAGAACATGTCAGACTGAGGGAGACAGATCGTGAGAGAGACATACAGTGTGCAAaaatgactgactgtctctctgtgtgtgtgtgtgctacctgCGGCAAACTCCTCGATAGTCATGAGTGGGAAGCGGATGAGGGCGAGGGCCTTGCCCAGGACCCTGCGTTTGTTCTCTGGGGTGGGCTGTAGCTGCTGCCGGTGGGCCTCTGCCTCTGCCCAACGTACCGCCGCCACAAACAGACGCACCTCCCTCACCCCCAGAGTGTCCCGCTCCAGCACAGCCACTAAAGTatctgagagaggagggagagagggtagaaagatggagggagtggacaagagagggaaagagagaagacagagaggaagaagaacGGGGAGGAAGGGAAGACATAGAAGGGGAAAGAgtgaaaaggagaggagggagaagtcgTCATGAGACAAACATTGCCATGCGCATTTCAAGATGCATTACCATATGTAGAGTGAACTACGAAATCCAAAGTGAACTACAATACCCAGATCTATGTCAGTGAAACCCTCAGCTGCGAGCGCATCTCCTGTATTCTTATCGATGTTCTCTAGACACAAGCTGGCAAGCTGGGGCTCATCGAAAAGTCgagcctgaaacacacacatcgATCAGAGACTCACAGTAAACAGTCGTTTACTTAACATGAACTGACCAAGAACCTATGCAACTCCTGTTTTGGGACTAACCTATTGATTTGAGATGTTCAGAAACTGTACCAGAGTTATTTTGATACTGGGTCAGGCCACACAATCAGGCACTGGTTGAGTTGTTTAGACACTGCATCCCAGACAGACAGTACAATAGTAGCTGACCTGAGTGAGCAGCATGAAGGCATTGTCAGCCCGCAGGTTCTTCTTGAGGAACTCCACACAGTGGGCCTCCAAGGCTGGCACTGCATACTTCTTAGCCGTGTACAGAGTGGTCATCACCGTCTCAGGCCCTATCTGGACCTCATCAGAGTACAGGAACCTGGAGGGGACAAGATTAGATTACTGATAGCAGGGGACCTTTAATCTTAAGGTGTAAGTatgttgtatttattagggatcctggGGTACATAAACGTCACATCATATaacaccactacaatacagaaTGTATAATACCccaatacaacaatattacaatgtacgtgtgtgtagagtgcgtgtgctagcctgtgtgtatgtgcatgcgtgtcttgcttcagttcggctggcggaAGTCGGCTAGGCGAACGAGTGTCcttgcatactcccttaaaaataCCTTCTTAAGAAACGAGAGAAAGGCAGCAATAGTACCGTTTGTCCATGATGAGACGCCGTAGCCAGTtaacacttcctcaaaacagtcTGAATGAATCTAACGCAATAAATCTGTCATTAGTTTAGAAGTTTTTTTGCACCATTTTACATCTAGTTAAAATGTTTGGTAAAGTTTTTCtcaatggggggaaaaaaagtgcATTATAACGAGTCGTCTCTTGTTGAACAACAACGAAGACTTCATTAAAGAATTTCGACAGTTGACCAATCACGGACGAAGGGGCATATACTTCGGCTCCCGAACTTCAGCTGGCCTTGAGAAAAAAAATGTTGTGTGCCTGAAcaaaaatgtcatcataataAACGCACAAACTCTTCcaaactgtttcggctgggaagcatgcggacatGTGACCTTTAGAGGGCATACGCTTCTAACACACCAacagcgtcattgcattttggtacaccacaATTACCAATGAAAACGCTGTGTTTGCATTGCGtagcagaggcagttgcagtgcgtttggTGTTGATTCATCGAACATATGCATCAAACTGTATGTGTAGACAGCTTGACAGAAATtatagcagaaggtgaatgttgaactggtgttgcatacatatccagatgatgctgcgagctattttgcgcaatgacgctgtcggtgtgtTGGAAGCATTAAAGGCCCTGCATGGTCAATCCACCATCTGAAGTAGCCATACAACATTTACTGTGATTCAGCCTCCACAGACGTCAGGGttttcatacttcttgcgcttagCAGAGCAGAGctattgtgaaggaagttgtcaggGAAGTGAGTATGTTAATACAGGATGTACCTCCCctacctaccgtcaaccaatcatgtcaatatgGGGCTATACAACTTTGAGGCGCACTGCAATGTGGTACAGAGTTTGAGTTGGCGTCTGCATGCCTCCAGAGGCTTAACAACTGCATCACACCCTCAGACCACATTGTCAGAttaagcataaattggctttaacAGTCTTTGGTGGAACCAATAACCTGGGTTCTGCATACTATATGGCCATAAACTGTCAAATACCTTGGATGGGACCATTTCCGCTATTATGATTGTAACGTTTCTAAACCAGGAAGTACTTCTTACTTCAGTAATGCCAGAAATGCTGCAGGTTCGACATCTGGCAACTCGATTTCCGTTGAGGTGGTCGCCATACCCCCGTTGAACATGGCATCGAAGACTGCGCTGCCCACAGCGAGAACGAATCTAACCAAAACCAAAGCCCTCGTCAAATAAAAACAATGCCTTTCACCACTAACATGATGCATTAAACTCGCTTGGATTAATAAACATGTAAATTAGACGAATTTCTTTACTTTCTTCTACTAACCATCCTTTGTAGACAAACTATAGTAATAAGGAAATGCATGTTCGTGCTTACCTGTGTGCGGGTATTCGTTGCACTCCCATACCTTTCCCCACTAGAAAATGAACGTCACTCAGAACCTCGTTATTGAACAGGAAAGCAAACCGTTCCTTTACGGTGCTTTTCGTCGCCTGCCAGTTGTACACGGGCTCCCGGTAAACCAAAACAGCAGCTGACGACAGTGAGGAATGGGTACCTGGTACACTCGCTGCTGAAACATTCGATGCCGTTGCTCCGGAGGCCCCCCTTCCCGCAGCGCTTTGAGCTGACGGTTGCTGAATCGAGTTCTGCACAGTCGGTGGAGTTCCAGCTGCAACACCGGCGTTTTCTCCTCCGCCAGGCCCCGACTGCGGGTTGGGGCGCCTTGCAGGCCCCTGAACCCCTCCAGTCGCACCAGTGGGCCCACCGTTGGACGTAGGCATTGAATAACCACTGTTGCTGGGCTGGCCATTTCCCAAAGGCCCTGGGCCGGAGAAATTTAGGGAGGGAGGCCTGCTGTAGTCCCCAGCAGCCATCTTGAATCTGACAGATCGTGGGAGGTGCGTGACGTATTCATAAACGGAACACGGTCGGGTACGTGAACCAGAGGTTGTTTGTAAAATATGTTTGCATGTTTTTTAATTATATTTGTTGTTTAATAAGAAATATATATAACAAAAATagtgaaaaataaaaaagaacCATGGGCTCCAGACAGGATGCCTCTAGACCCAGATCCAGGATCAAATGATCATCTCCCCACCTAACCACAACCAAGGTGGAGGGAAATGTAAAACGGACCCTAGATTATCCAGTAATAAAAACGGAGTGGTTTGAGcccgaatgctgattggctgaaagccgtggtatatcagaccgtataccataggtatgacaaaaacaaatatttgtaCTGTTTTAATTACGTTTGTAACCAGTttttaatagcaataaggcacctctggggtttctagtatatatatatatatatatacaccacggCTAATGGCTGTATGCAGGCACTCCGCACTGCATCGTtgataagaacagcccttagccgtggtatattggcaatatatcaCAGCCCCTCGGGCCTTATAAATATCCGGTATTATCCACTCTACCTTGAACTAGAGAGGGCAATCTCTGAGTGAGCTGTACAGTGCAAAACGTGAGAGAAAAAAATCCCCAGTGCCGCCGGATGGCGCTATTATTTCTTACTTCATTTGACAAACGACGTAAGGAATAATAGCGTCATCTGGCGGAAGTAGGGTTACatgagaaagtgagagaaaatCCTTAACTGGTTTAATGATTTGATGTCAATTGTGCCAAAACAACACATCAGGTAATAATCCTCACACTATAGTATGATATGATAGCCTactcaaaatacatttaaattgatTGAAAATTAAACGTTTTCAATTAAATTGATTGAATTAAATAAATCAGTTGTTTCCATGTCTATGAAGTACTTGATGCATAGACTCAGTTGCGACAGGGGCAGAAACAAACATTATTCTTCCTTTTTTACAAGGATTTACATTTTCTTGGTTTTTCTCTTCAACAACAAATGACTGAATGTTAAAAAGCATTATACAAATTACATAATTGATTGGCTGATTGGTTGTTTGTCTGTGAAATGTAAAATTTGTCCTGATCCATTGTTTTATtaaggaagcagagagaacaaggAAATAGTGGCATATCATTTGACTCGTGGAACGCACAGTTTATTAATACTTAGCTATGACGATTAGGACTCAGAATCACATGCAGAGTTCAGTCAGTGAGACACATGCGAAACAAAGAGACATTATAATATGTTTATCAATGTTGAGGTAATAAAGACATTATGTTAGAATAAGTGATTCATCTGCTGTGCCAACACATCCctgggcccagtttttcaaaaTATATCTTTCTGTATTTCGCCTATCTGATAGGATTCatttcatagaaatagaatgaatagaacaggagtCCCCATTCTACTAATTCTATTTATATGCATTTAATCCTAACTGATAGGCAAAATCCAGATAACTTTTGAAAAACAGACTGTACCACCTTTTCCTGAATGACTTCCTAATGACTGACCATACAGAGCAGAGTTGTTGCTCCAGACTGCCTCTGACACACATGACCAGAGATACCGTAGAGCTATATGCAGACATGGCTTCATCAATGCAGATTTAGCCGGGGATATATACCTAAACCCCTCTGCCATCTTGTCTTTACAATGTGTTCCTTTATCATCTCTTTATCATATGCACAGTTCAAAATGAAGTGGATTCTTTAAACAATCTTTTCATTTTCACCAGGTGAACAGCAGGTGATGGTGCTTTACATCGTCAAATACCCATGAGTTTACACACAGTTGCATGAAGATCACATCTCCCACCTCTAGCAACAGAGATATGGGAGATAGTTTTATGAATAGTTTTATAACATGTTTAAAGTTGGGTAACACTTTGCATTATGTTTTGATATACCTGTGTAGGAGACTGAGTTTCTCATCTGCAGATCAAAAACAGATTGTTTGCATAAAGTGATCAATGGCTTGAAGATCTAATAGCTAGCATTTACTTGTCTTTTGACAAGTTTTCTTTACCTGTGTTTGAATTATAGGCATTGCTGATGTTTGTGAAGTTTCAGCATTGAAGGGTCATGTTTCCTTCTCTTGATGCAAGTAGTGAAGCTGAGAAATCCACCTTCCTAACTGTGAGACACAAATTAAACATTGATGTTGGCGCTCTTTTTTCGGTTTTTAAATACTGAAAGCCTGGGCAGTACATATGGGGGTATTCCATTGGGCCTGTGTAGTCACTCATAAAGCACTCGTAATTATCAGCATATTATTACCATGCAGaattttttaaaaacataatcaccataatcaacacaAGCTAGCCATTCTAATTAGCAACACTTTAACATCTGCATCTGGTTAAATTATTCATTATGAATAATTCATTACCTCATAAAGGGAAAGAATGATTTTATTTAGAAAATTGCTCCTTCATTTCTTTCTCTTCAGCATGTCCACCTGGGTCTTTAGGTTTTTCTTTAGTGATGACATAATTGATTTTGAGATATAAATGTCAGTGCTTGACTTGACCAAGAGCTCACCGGAGGTGAGAACCGGCACataaaatgttctactgcttaaTTTCCTCCACTTGTTATAGAATAACACGGATCTGCAGCCATTTTAATATGTAAAAACATTATGGGGGTTATTCATAAGACCTTATTCTTCAGTATCAAGCAAGAATACCCAGTACAACAATGAGAAACTATTACAGTTTTATTACTTCATTCTCTCTTCAACATATTCACCTGGGTCTCCGACACTCTCATTTTAACTGCCTGGGCTACAATGACATAAGTACAACATTGTTATATCAGTGGGAAATCGAGATATGACCAGTAGTCAAACAAAGTACACTGTAAAAAATGTTTGGTTGTTGTTTCAACTCATTATTATTAAGGAACTTCTTCCACAGGCTTTTTTGGTTTACTCAACTTTTCTGTCCAAGTGTTAGttgaacaaaaacattttttaggcccAAACTTGAGATAATGTAGGAAAAAATGGTCAACTTAAAATTATGTTTGGATAAATTGTCTCATATGTTCATGATTATATTGTGCTTGTTAATTTATGCAGTAATTCATATTCATTACATTGAATGTCCGCACCTAGGAttcaaactcacaacctcttgttTCATGGCATTCCAATCTTCCTGCCACATTCACCGTATCTATGTCAatgactgatttcacctgtaATGCTACACTTTGCACATCAAAGTAACTCTCagctgggcaaggtgggacgtgaccgtcccacactattcaacagccagtgaaatagcatggcgcgaaatacaaaacagcaaagatatcataatttcaatttctcaaacatacgactattttacaccattttaaagatacacttctccttaatgtaaccacattgtccgatttcaaaaaggctttagagcgaaagcaaaacattagattatgttaggagagtacatagacaaaaataaccacacagccattttccaagcaaggatatgtgtcacaaaaaacccaaaacacagctaaatgaaacactaacctttgatgatcttcatcagatgacactcctaggacatcatgttacacaatacatgtatgttttgttcgataaagtggcgcgtgatgttcagaaaatgtattcccaccaaaacgtccggtgaatgaccacatcaatttacaaaaatactcatcataaacgttgacaaaatacataacaaatatttttagaattatagatacagttctcctttatgcaaccgctgtgtcagattttaaaatagcttttcggcgaaagcacatttttcaatattctgagtacatagctcgtcatcaaagcaagctatacagacatccgccaagttctggggtcacctaaactcagaattaatattataaatattctcttacctttcctgatcttcgtcagaatgcactcccaggactgctacttccacaagaaatgttgtttttgttcgaaataatccatatttatgtcaaaatacctccgttttgttcgtgcgttcaggtcactatccaaaggcttaacgtgcgagcgcaattcgagacacgaaaagtcaaaatgttccattaccgttagtagaagcatgtcaaacattgtttaaaatcaatatttatgctatttttttacgtaaaaatgcaataatattccaaccggacaatagcgtattcattcaagaagaaaaataagGAAAGGCGCGCTCACGGGATCGCGCATtaccaatccctttgtccccaggcagtccactcattgactgagctactattctttGCCCGGTTACAGGAGACGGATTaaaaaaaactttctgaaggcttttgacagccaatggaagccttaggaagtgcaacgtgaccccacagacactgtagtttcgatagggattagaaagaagaactacaattctcagatctcccacttcctggttgaatttttctcaggtttttgcctgccatatgagttctgttatactcacagacaccattcaaacagttttagaaacttcagcgtgttttctatccaaatctactaataatatgcatattctagtttctgggccagagtagtaaccagtttaatttgggtatgtttttcatccggccgtgaaaatacatttacatttaagtcatttagcagacgctcttatccagagcgacttacaaattggtgcattcaccttataatatccagtggaacaaccactttacaatagtgcatctaaatcttttaaggggggggttagaaggattacttaatcctatcccaggtattccttaaagaggtggggtttcaggtgtctccggaaggtggtgattgactccgctgtcctggcgtcgtgagggagcttgttccaccattggggtgccagagcagcaaacagttttgactgggctgagcgggaactgtgcttcctcagaggtagggaggcgagcaggccagaggtggatgaacgcagtgcccttgtttgagtgtagggcctgatcagagcctgaaggtacggaggtgccgttcccctcacagctccgtaggcaagcaccatggtcttgtagcggatgcgagcttcgactggaagccagtggagagagcggaggagcggggtgacgtgagagaacttgggaaggttgaacaccagacgggctgcggcgttctggatgagttggaggggtttaatggcacaggcagggagcccagcaatcaacgagttgcagtaatccagacgggagttGCAGTAATACTGCCTCCTACACTTTAAGAAGTTAAATAAAATTGTTTGTCTTGAGTATTCTTTTATCATAGTCATTAAAACAGAGTAATATGCTCCACCCACCAACATTAaacaactatacaactatacattaaacaactatacagaaaaacctcaaattgctgaaataaaTTAATCTAATCAATGACGAGAGAATAGATAGATTAACTGACAAATGGCAGACATGGTGGAGTAGCAGGAAGATCAGAATGtcatgaaccaagaggttgtatGTTCAAATCCctggtgaggacatgttgaataataattactgtataaattaaCTTACACAATGTATGTTAacgtgtgtcaaatatgtaagttgaaaacattgcttgttaaaagcactgtgtgtaaCCAGTTGTACATACTTTTTTTGGTTTGTTCAGGTAACACTTGGACCAAAAAGTAGAATGAACTAAAAAAAGGCAGTGGaaccagttacttaataataattagttgaaacatctagatttttttttacagtgtagataaaatgtatatatttacacATTACAGTACAATTCTGTTTTTTGTATGTTCATAGTTTACTTACCAACTATGTTCTCAATACAAACGTTTTTTTCCTCATTTGTCCCTCATATTGCCTTCATTATCTCTCTTCAGTTCTTCTACCTGGTTCTCAGTAACATTTGTGCTGATTTTCACAGTAACTAGGTCCACTGCTTGGACTGAATTACAGGAGTTGTAGGGCAGTGAATATCAAAATATGAGACATTTTTTTCATTCTGTtattggaatgaaaattatgtggatatattgaagcaacatctcaagacatcagtcaggaagttaaagcttggtcgcaaaggggtctttcaaatggacaatgaccccaagcatacttccaaagttgtggcaaaatggcttaaggacaacaaagtcaaggtattggagggaccataacaaagccctgacctcaatcccatatacattttgtgggcagaactgaaaaagcatgtgcaagcaaggaggcctacaaacctgactcagttacaccagctctgtcaggaggaatgggccaaaattcacccaacttattaatgtgggaagcttgtggaaggctacccgatacatttgacccaagttaaacaatttaaaggcaatgctaccaaatactaattgagtgttatgtaaaattctgacccactgggaatgtgatgaaagaaatcattctctctactattattctgacatttcacattcttaaaatgaagtggtgatcctaactgacctaatacagggaatttatactaggattaaatgtcaggaattgtgaaaaacttagtttaaatgtatttggctgaggtgtatgtaaacctccgacttcaactgtatgccacTAACGATCGGTCGTTCGGAGAAAGGTAATACATTGTATTTACGTGAAGCTGGCTTCGATAGTTGAGCTGGTGTGAGGCTCTGGTTTGCCCAGTCGAGGTCGCCATTGTCCTTTGTAGATTCTTCCAGGTTGTTGTGGAGTGAGATGTTGTGGTTTTCTGCGTCAGTCAATGTTCTTACTACATTTGCTACCTTTCCAGCTGCAGTCTGTTAGGCTGTAATCTAGGACTCACTTCTTCTTGAGTGATCAATAGTTCGGAGTTCATACCATTTCACATGTAGCGCAAGCTCAAACGTTTTCTGGCCTGTAGAGTTGAAATTAGCATTAGCCCTTTTTAAACG encodes:
- the btbd2b gene encoding BTB/POZ domain-containing protein 2, whose protein sequence is MAAGDYSRPPSLNFSGPGPLGNGQPSNSGYSMPTSNGGPTGATGGVQGPARRPNPQSGPGGGENAGVAAGTPPTVQNSIQQPSAQSAAGRGASGATASNVSAASVPGTHSSLSSAAVLVYREPVYNWQATKSTVKERFAFLFNNEVLSDVHFLVGKGMGVQRIPAHRFVLAVGSAVFDAMFNGGMATTSTEIELPDVEPAAFLALLKFLYSDEVQIGPETVMTTLYTAKKYAVPALEAHCVEFLKKNLRADNAFMLLTQARLFDEPQLASLCLENIDKNTGDALAAEGFTDIDLDTLVAVLERDTLGVREVRLFVAAVRWAEAEAHRQQLQPTPENKRRVLGKALALIRFPLMTIEEFAAGPAQSSILTDREVVSLFLHFTVNPKPRVEFIDRPRCCLRGKECSITRFGQVESRWGYSGTSDRIRFSVNRRIFVVGFGLYGSIHGPTDYQVNIQIIHTDSNTVLGQNDTGFSCDGTSNTFRVMFKEPVEILPNVNYTACATLKGPDSHYGTKGMRKVTHESSSTGTKTCFTFCYAAGNNNGTSVEDGQIPEVIFYT